From Polynucleobacter sp. MWH-Braz-FAM2G, a single genomic window includes:
- the ccmA gene encoding cytochrome c biogenesis heme-transporting ATPase CcmA: MTATHSFSSDYSPLTLEARGLTCVRGERRLFTNLHLSISAGECLHVRGENGVGKTSLLRILTGLSKAESGEIFWNQQSIGKDLATYHRALLFLGHRDALKEDLTAFENLKLYAAIDDIDLLDEKVLAALWRFGLRGREYLPVNCLSAGQKRRVLMARMLTRQAKLWVLDEPFNALDVQAIQVLQALIAEHVEQGGLVVLTSHQELNLPHLRMLDL, translated from the coding sequence ATGACAGCCACTCATTCTTTCTCTTCCGATTATTCGCCTTTGACGCTCGAGGCTCGTGGGCTTACTTGTGTTCGGGGTGAAAGACGATTATTCACAAATCTCCATTTATCGATTTCTGCTGGGGAATGCTTGCATGTTCGTGGTGAAAACGGAGTTGGAAAAACCAGCTTATTAAGAATCTTGACTGGGCTAAGTAAGGCGGAGAGCGGTGAGATTTTTTGGAATCAACAATCTATTGGTAAAGATTTAGCTACTTATCATCGTGCACTCTTATTCTTGGGGCACCGAGATGCTCTCAAGGAAGATCTGACGGCCTTTGAAAATTTGAAGTTATATGCCGCAATCGATGATATTGATTTGCTGGATGAAAAAGTGTTGGCAGCGTTGTGGCGGTTTGGTCTACGCGGTCGCGAGTACTTACCTGTCAATTGTTTATCGGCGGGTCAGAAGCGTAGAGTCTTGATGGCTCGCATGCTGACTCGTCAAGCAAAGCTATGGGTTTTGGATGAACCTTTCAATGCGCTTGATGTTCAGGCGATTCAAGTTTTGCAAGCTCTGATTGCAGAACATGTGGAGCAAGGTGGTTTAGTGGTGCTTACTAGTCATCAAGAGCTCAATTTGCCGCATCTAAGGATGCTTGATCTATGA
- a CDS encoding YceI family protein, producing the protein MKNNSMKQMQWLMKMLLTTVAITAFGSVSAGEYSSIDASKSKITFTSKLMGSKISGNFGKFSGKVLFNSDEPEKAKANLVIEVASFNAGGEELQEEAKGKDWFSTKLFPTASFVADYVKVVGANSLEVRGALTIKGKAVPLLISVKYQPQGKQMVFDANFQVLRLDFGLGAGNWADTSAVANEVPVNVHLVLNPK; encoded by the coding sequence ATGAAAAATAATTCCATGAAGCAAATGCAGTGGCTTATGAAAATGCTATTAACCACTGTGGCAATAACTGCTTTTGGCAGTGTATCTGCTGGAGAGTATTCCTCAATTGATGCGTCAAAAAGCAAAATTACTTTCACTAGTAAATTGATGGGTTCAAAAATTTCTGGGAATTTTGGAAAGTTTTCAGGAAAAGTTTTATTCAACTCCGATGAGCCTGAAAAAGCGAAAGCAAATCTAGTGATTGAGGTAGCCAGTTTTAATGCTGGCGGTGAGGAACTACAAGAAGAGGCCAAGGGTAAAGACTGGTTTAGTACCAAACTTTTTCCGACAGCCAGTTTTGTTGCTGATTATGTGAAGGTGGTAGGTGCAAATAGCCTTGAGGTCCGTGGAGCCCTAACCATTAAGGGTAAAGCAGTTCCCCTCTTAATTTCTGTTAAGTATCAGCCTCAAGGTAAGCAAATGGTGTTTGATGCGAACTTTCAGGTGCTGAGATTGGATTTCGGATTGGGCGCCGGAAATTGGGCCGATACCTCTGCAGTAGCAAATGAGGTGCCCGTAAATGTTCACTTGGTCCTCAATCCAAAATAG
- a CDS encoding superoxide dismutase family protein, which produces MNTTSQYKLIALSVVCLASLAACQSMEQGTGQKASASLDSRSGSQAKGEVTFVWQGNDVLINGKFSGLKPNSEQGFHVHEKGDCSAPDATSAGGHFNPETKAHGMPNSGMNHAGDLPNIKSDANGNASYSAKLHGFAVNTGPTGIVGRSVVVHRDPDDYKSQPAGNSGPRIACGLIK; this is translated from the coding sequence ATGAATACAACTTCACAGTACAAATTAATAGCACTTTCAGTAGTTTGTTTGGCATCTTTAGCTGCATGCCAATCAATGGAACAAGGTACCGGTCAAAAAGCATCTGCAAGTTTAGATTCTCGTTCTGGGTCTCAAGCTAAGGGTGAGGTCACGTTTGTGTGGCAAGGTAACGATGTATTAATTAATGGTAAGTTTTCTGGCCTGAAGCCAAATTCTGAGCAAGGATTTCATGTTCATGAAAAAGGTGATTGCTCCGCTCCCGATGCTACAAGCGCAGGTGGTCATTTCAACCCAGAAACAAAAGCGCACGGTATGCCTAATAGTGGCATGAACCATGCAGGAGATTTACCAAATATCAAATCAGATGCCAACGGCAATGCAAGCTACTCAGCAAAGTTGCATGGTTTTGCAGTGAATACAGGTCCCACGGGGATCGTCGGTCGGTCTGTAGTAGTGCATCGTGATCCAGATGACTATAAGTCACAGCCTGCAGGTAATTCAGGTCCTCGTATTGCATGTGGCCTGATTAAGTAA
- a CDS encoding cytochrome b, whose translation MNQVKYTSIAIILHWVMALLIFATWSIAIAVDDMPLSPARITGLSWHKWLGVTVFFLVILRIMWRATHPAPPLKLAMPAWQERVMQLTHIALYLLMLLIPIAGWLMSSAKGYTVNYFGLFELPDLVDKDKALGHLLKEIHEAMANGLMILVGLHILAALKHQFIDKDGLLSRMTFWGSSNEK comes from the coding sequence ATGAATCAAGTTAAATACACATCGATTGCCATCATCCTGCACTGGGTGATGGCATTACTGATCTTCGCAACTTGGTCAATTGCCATAGCGGTGGATGACATGCCACTGAGTCCAGCCAGAATTACTGGCCTAAGTTGGCATAAATGGTTAGGCGTTACCGTCTTTTTTCTGGTGATATTGCGAATAATGTGGCGTGCCACGCATCCAGCGCCTCCTCTCAAGTTGGCAATGCCTGCTTGGCAGGAGCGAGTAATGCAGTTAACACATATCGCTCTTTATTTGCTCATGTTGTTGATCCCTATTGCGGGTTGGTTAATGAGTTCAGCGAAGGGTTACACCGTCAATTATTTTGGGCTATTTGAATTGCCTGACTTAGTGGATAAAGACAAAGCACTAGGTCATCTCCTAAAAGAGATTCATGAGGCGATGGCAAATGGACTCATGATTCTGGTGGGCCTACACATCTTAGCTGCTTTAAAGCATCAATTTATTGACAAGGATGGTTTATTAAGTCGCATGACATTTTGGGGTTCCTCTAATGAAAAATAA
- the ccmD gene encoding heme exporter protein CcmD — protein sequence MWNSPSEFFAMGGYALYVWCSFGVCALVLILEPLLVRARFKAIVHRLKQEHLAEQFDKEISK from the coding sequence ATGTGGAATAGCCCTTCTGAGTTTTTTGCCATGGGTGGCTACGCACTTTATGTGTGGTGTAGCTTTGGTGTTTGCGCGCTCGTTTTGATATTAGAGCCATTGCTTGTGCGTGCCCGTTTTAAGGCAATCGTACATAGACTAAAGCAAGAGCATTTAGCTGAGCAGTTTGATAAAGAGATTAGTAAGTGA
- a CDS encoding DUF2452 domain-containing protein has protein sequence MRIEDTDPARHAGIEYPMEVGAPVFAPIKVTEEKDKAVNVARQNAKLEYDRIMEQAEVLMKQARALQARLDATEMVHSAKFSFNPIHGKIYHLYYDSRNSANVLIQNGPKDWSCGIPDGWTYSMAVKKLGDSTWAVIEEDALTV, from the coding sequence ATGAGAATCGAAGATACTGATCCAGCGAGACATGCTGGCATCGAATATCCCATGGAGGTGGGTGCCCCAGTATTTGCGCCGATCAAAGTAACCGAGGAAAAAGATAAGGCTGTCAACGTAGCGCGTCAAAATGCCAAGCTGGAATACGACCGCATTATGGAACAAGCTGAAGTCTTAATGAAGCAAGCTAGAGCATTGCAAGCCAGACTAGATGCAACTGAGATGGTACATAGCGCTAAATTTAGCTTTAATCCGATTCATGGAAAGATCTACCATTTGTATTACGACAGCAGAAACAGTGCCAATGTATTAATTCAAAATGGTCCTAAAGATTGGAGCTGCGGAATCCCAGATGGTTGGACTTATTCTATGGCAGTAAAGAAGTTAGGCGACAGTACTTGGGCGGTCATCGAAGAAGACGCCCTTACTGTATGA
- the ccmC gene encoding heme ABC transporter permease CcmC, with protein sequence MSSVNNFSNHRLINWFKLSSPSTFYPLAGKLIPFFWVLALIFGAAGLWISFFVAPVDAVQGQGYRIIFIHVPASWMSMFIYLVMAAWAGLGLVFNTRLSAMMAQALAPVGAWMAFLSLWTGAFWGKPMWGAWWVWDARLTSELILLFLYLGFIALRASIDDPRRADRASAILALVGVVNVPIIYFSVKWWNTLHQGASVSLTKAPAMAQTMLLGMLLMALCFWMYTVAVALMRVRVIILEREAHTDWVRQSIEVKI encoded by the coding sequence ATGAGTTCTGTAAATAATTTTTCTAATCATCGCTTGATTAACTGGTTTAAGTTATCAAGCCCAAGTACCTTCTATCCGCTAGCGGGCAAACTTATTCCTTTCTTCTGGGTATTGGCTTTGATATTTGGCGCTGCTGGTTTATGGATAAGCTTCTTTGTTGCTCCGGTAGATGCAGTTCAGGGTCAGGGCTATCGCATTATTTTTATTCATGTGCCTGCTTCATGGATGTCGATGTTCATTTATCTCGTGATGGCCGCATGGGCGGGTTTAGGTCTTGTTTTTAATACTCGTTTATCGGCAATGATGGCGCAAGCGCTTGCCCCCGTTGGGGCTTGGATGGCTTTTTTATCTCTATGGACTGGTGCGTTTTGGGGCAAGCCGATGTGGGGTGCTTGGTGGGTTTGGGATGCTCGCCTCACCTCAGAGTTGATTCTGTTGTTTCTCTACTTGGGCTTTATCGCTCTGCGGGCGTCTATTGACGATCCTCGCCGCGCTGATCGGGCAAGCGCTATCTTGGCTTTGGTGGGCGTTGTTAATGTTCCAATCATTTATTTCTCAGTGAAATGGTGGAATACCTTGCATCAAGGCGCTTCAGTCTCATTGACCAAGGCTCCTGCAATGGCTCAAACCATGCTTTTGGGGATGCTGTTAATGGCTTTATGTTTTTGGATGTACACCGTTGCTGTCGCCTTAATGCGTGTAAGGGTAATTATTTTGGAGCGTGAAGCTCATACTGATTGGGTGAGACAATCAATTGAGGTGAAGATTTAA
- a CDS encoding chalcone isomerase family protein codes for MRNIRVLLLLSLFCALMPVTFAREALELPPYLSSAKLQGSGRLTWWGLHIYDAAFYRVGSPSSSEFALNIRYQKSFTGISIANRSVEEMKRIGIPDDQANLWGRELSSFLPNVESGQTLTAVYEPKTGTTFYHDGKRIAQVPGTDFSKAFFGIWLDRKTSAPQLRTELLGQTCPPPLFSESC; via the coding sequence ATGAGAAATATTCGAGTTCTCTTATTGCTCTCGCTGTTTTGTGCATTAATGCCCGTAACTTTTGCTCGAGAGGCGCTTGAGCTGCCTCCGTATTTGAGTTCAGCAAAACTGCAAGGCAGTGGACGCTTAACATGGTGGGGTCTGCATATTTATGATGCCGCTTTCTATCGTGTGGGTTCGCCATCTTCATCTGAATTTGCATTAAATATCCGCTACCAAAAATCGTTTACTGGAATTTCAATAGCCAATCGGAGCGTAGAGGAGATGAAGCGTATTGGTATTCCAGATGATCAGGCAAATCTCTGGGGGAGGGAGTTATCTTCCTTTTTGCCCAATGTGGAATCAGGACAAACATTGACAGCGGTTTATGAGCCCAAAACTGGCACTACTTTTTATCATGACGGCAAGCGTATTGCACAAGTGCCAGGTACTGATTTCTCCAAGGCATTCTTTGGGATTTGGTTGGACCGAAAAACTAGTGCCCCTCAATTACGCACTGAATTACTCGGTCAAACTTGTCCACCACCACTGTTTAGTGAGAGTTGTTAA
- a CDS encoding metal-dependent hydrolase, with translation MKNFSIKSGLGLFVAASLALSAPLSKAQSSSSSGAQGKTEALWFGQAGFRIKSPQGKMILIDPWITGGPKTPPMYKTDLSAIGPIDVLLVTHAHVDHIGDAPAVAKANNIKLYGPADMVTPLTTLGILPADLGHRFNKTGRVNPVPGITVTAVQAEHSSLLVWKNPATDKMESHPAGEPMGYIIELENGFKIWHMGDTGLFSDMKFISEHYKPDLVMVPIGGNFTMAPDDAAFALRTWIKPKMVIPMHYNSNPMTKGTLAEFQAAMKGSNIKIIPMTEGETVQF, from the coding sequence ATGAAAAACTTTTCCATCAAAAGCGGATTGGGCTTATTTGTCGCAGCATCACTAGCGTTATCTGCCCCACTGAGTAAGGCACAGAGTTCCTCCTCATCTGGCGCACAGGGTAAAACTGAGGCGCTCTGGTTTGGTCAAGCGGGTTTTCGGATTAAAAGTCCCCAAGGGAAAATGATTTTGATTGACCCTTGGATTACAGGCGGCCCTAAAACGCCGCCAATGTACAAAACAGATTTATCAGCAATTGGTCCAATTGACGTCTTGTTGGTTACCCATGCTCACGTTGATCATATTGGCGATGCGCCAGCGGTAGCAAAGGCAAACAATATTAAGTTATACGGCCCTGCTGATATGGTGACCCCATTGACCACCTTGGGAATATTGCCTGCCGACTTGGGGCATCGCTTTAATAAGACAGGTCGTGTTAATCCTGTACCAGGAATTACAGTCACCGCTGTTCAGGCAGAACATTCTTCCCTATTGGTCTGGAAAAATCCTGCCACAGACAAAATGGAATCTCATCCTGCTGGTGAACCAATGGGATACATCATTGAGCTTGAGAATGGTTTCAAGATTTGGCACATGGGTGATACCGGCCTATTTAGCGATATGAAATTTATTAGCGAACACTACAAACCAGATTTAGTGATGGTTCCGATTGGTGGTAATTTCACGATGGCTCCAGATGATGCTGCATTTGCTTTGCGCACATGGATTAAGCCGAAGATGGTTATCCCAATGCATTACAACTCTAATCCTATGACTAAAGGGACTCTGGCGGAATTTCAGGCTGCAATGAAGGGTAGCAACATCAAAATCATTCCCATGACCGAGGGTGAAACAGTTCAGTTTTAA
- a CDS encoding carboxypeptidase-like regulatory domain-containing protein, producing MSMKTLLKIIFAVQMIAMGSWVLAQVPDTQRSQGIAYISGGVGQDETTAILTEAKQWPLTLELSQIENGRGVWIFGATIKVIDSKKQTIFDAQADGPYMLINLEPGDYAIEASYQGVVQKRAISIKAGASQKISIFWK from the coding sequence ATGAGTATGAAAACACTTCTGAAAATCATATTTGCTGTACAGATGATTGCGATGGGTTCTTGGGTTTTGGCTCAAGTTCCAGATACACAGCGCTCTCAAGGAATTGCCTACATTTCTGGTGGCGTAGGTCAAGACGAGACTACTGCGATTTTGACCGAAGCAAAACAGTGGCCACTCACTTTAGAGTTGTCGCAAATTGAGAATGGCAGAGGAGTTTGGATATTCGGTGCCACTATTAAAGTGATCGATTCTAAGAAGCAGACTATTTTTGATGCTCAAGCAGATGGTCCCTACATGTTGATCAATCTAGAGCCCGGGGATTATGCGATTGAGGCGAGCTACCAAGGTGTTGTGCAAAAGAGGGCGATATCCATTAAAGCTGGCGCTTCACAGAAAATTTCTATTTTCTGGAAATAG
- a CDS encoding YceI family protein: MKSKLLIALLATLSIGTAFAAPATYTTDANHTFAQFEYNHLGFSKQTSRFNTVAGTVTIDQAAKKGSADITIDTKSVDTGSALFNGHIQSEDFLSTTQFPTASFQSNDMIFKGDKPVALKGVLTLKGVSKPVTLNITNFDCKKHPMSGVDYCGANAETKVKRTEFNMGKYAPNVGDDVTILIAIEAAKKE, from the coding sequence ATGAAATCAAAATTACTTATCGCATTATTAGCTACTCTTAGTATCGGCACAGCTTTTGCAGCGCCAGCAACTTATACTACTGATGCAAATCATACATTTGCTCAATTTGAATATAACCATTTGGGTTTTTCAAAGCAGACCAGTCGTTTTAATACTGTTGCTGGTACTGTAACAATTGATCAAGCAGCGAAAAAAGGCAGTGCAGATATTACGATTGATACAAAATCTGTTGATACTGGATCCGCTTTGTTCAATGGTCATATCCAAAGCGAAGACTTTTTATCTACTACTCAGTTTCCTACTGCTAGCTTCCAATCAAACGATATGATTTTTAAAGGTGACAAACCAGTCGCTTTAAAAGGTGTATTGACTTTAAAGGGTGTGAGTAAGCCAGTAACTTTAAACATTACCAATTTTGATTGCAAAAAGCATCCAATGTCTGGTGTCGATTATTGTGGTGCGAATGCGGAGACTAAGGTAAAGCGCACAGAATTTAATATGGGCAAATATGCTCCGAATGTGGGCGATGATGTAACGATCTTGATCGCTATTGAGGCGGCCAAAAAGGAATAA
- a CDS encoding thiol-disulfide oxidoreductase DCC family protein: protein MTQLEKLTLFYDGACPLCQAEILFLSGRNQENLLDFVDINSERFDPQAVGVSCEAAMAAMYGQFASGKLIQGVSVFPEAYRRANLPRLAWLFTRKPLQPFLRLGYLFFAKNRHAISSLLGPAALRLVKSKSTSASL, encoded by the coding sequence ATGACTCAATTAGAAAAACTCACCTTGTTTTACGATGGCGCTTGCCCCTTGTGCCAAGCGGAGATACTCTTTTTGTCAGGTCGTAACCAAGAAAACCTTTTAGATTTTGTTGATATTAATTCAGAGCGTTTTGATCCTCAAGCGGTGGGGGTGTCATGCGAAGCAGCAATGGCGGCGATGTATGGGCAATTTGCTAGCGGCAAATTGATACAAGGCGTTTCGGTATTTCCAGAAGCTTATCGTCGCGCTAATTTACCGCGCCTGGCATGGCTTTTTACTAGAAAACCACTCCAGCCATTCTTGAGATTAGGGTACCTCTTTTTTGCAAAAAATCGGCATGCAATATCCAGTCTTTTGGGTCCAGCAGCATTGCGTCTCGTGAAATCCAAATCCACATCAGCCTCGCTATGA
- the ccmB gene encoding heme exporter protein CcmB, protein MKALLAIIRCDLLLVVRRKSEVLTALFFFVVVTSLFPLGIGADAALLRKIAPGVLWVAALLSTLLGLHRMFAADYQDGALEQLALSPQPMVLLVTGKIIAHWLVCGLPLVVLAPIIGIQFDLDASSLYVLMGTLLIGTPVLSLLGSIGAALTLGVRGGSVLLSLLILPLYIPVLIFGAGAVYANSVGLDTSGHFSLLGALLILALAFVPWVSSAAVKIAIE, encoded by the coding sequence ATGAAGGCTTTGCTGGCGATTATTCGGTGCGACTTGCTCTTGGTTGTACGTCGCAAGAGTGAAGTGTTGACAGCTTTATTCTTTTTTGTGGTGGTAACGAGCTTGTTTCCTTTGGGGATTGGTGCAGATGCAGCCTTGTTACGCAAGATAGCTCCAGGAGTTCTTTGGGTAGCGGCCTTGTTGTCGACTCTATTAGGTCTGCATCGAATGTTTGCAGCCGATTATCAAGATGGTGCCTTAGAGCAGCTTGCTCTTTCGCCGCAACCGATGGTTTTATTGGTTACGGGAAAGATTATTGCTCATTGGTTAGTGTGTGGACTTCCTCTCGTTGTTTTGGCTCCCATAATTGGGATTCAGTTCGACTTAGATGCCAGCTCTTTATATGTGTTGATGGGAACCTTATTGATTGGCACTCCAGTGCTATCCTTATTGGGCTCTATTGGCGCTGCATTAACCTTGGGGGTTAGGGGTGGAAGCGTGTTGCTTAGCTTATTGATACTGCCTTTGTATATTCCCGTTTTAATTTTTGGTGCTGGAGCTGTATATGCCAATAGCGTCGGACTAGATACATCTGGGCATTTTTCTTTGCTAGGCGCATTATTGATTTTGGCTTTAGCATTTGTTCCTTGGGTAAGTAGTGCAGCCGTAAAGATTGCAATTGAATGA
- the ccmE gene encoding cytochrome c maturation protein CcmE, producing MKPRYKRAIIILAALAVLGVAALLILNALNSNIALYVTPSEVEAGKAPQGQAFRIGGMVKDGSLKRDGLTVHFVITDLVKDIPVAYTGILPDLFKEGKGAVIQGRMGVNGEFVASEVLAKHDENYMPPEAKHALEQAQKNGTNK from the coding sequence GTGAAGCCTAGATATAAACGCGCAATCATTATTCTTGCGGCATTAGCAGTTCTTGGAGTTGCTGCTCTATTAATTTTGAATGCTTTGAATAGCAATATTGCCTTATACGTTACTCCGAGCGAAGTTGAAGCTGGTAAAGCGCCTCAGGGCCAAGCTTTTAGAATTGGCGGGATGGTTAAGGATGGTTCTTTAAAACGCGATGGTTTAACCGTGCACTTTGTGATTACAGATCTTGTAAAAGATATTCCAGTTGCGTATACCGGCATTCTTCCAGATCTATTTAAAGAAGGTAAGGGCGCAGTCATACAGGGGCGGATGGGGGTCAATGGAGAATTTGTAGCTAGCGAAGTATTGGCTAAGCATGATGAAAACTATATGCCCCCTGAAGCAAAGCATGCCTTGGAGCAAGCTCAAAAAAATGGAACCAATAAATGA
- a CDS encoding DUF3833 domain-containing protein, producing MRLNHYCIYRILGLALCGLLMSCSSPQVSQYANEKPSLDLSEYFSGTIDAYGIFTDRSGEVKKRFTVLIKADWKLVNGKKVGTLDESFEYSDGTKQKRVWTLAEQSPGKYIGKADDVIGEAQGDLAGNALNWTYTLALPVDGSIYHVQFNDWMYLVTPKVMLNKAKMSKFGVELGEVTLSFYKR from the coding sequence ATGAGACTAAATCACTATTGTATCTATCGCATTCTTGGGTTGGCTCTTTGTGGCTTGTTGATGTCGTGTTCTTCACCCCAAGTTTCTCAGTATGCCAATGAGAAGCCTTCACTTGATTTAAGTGAGTACTTTTCAGGCACGATCGATGCTTACGGCATCTTTACAGATCGCAGTGGCGAGGTGAAGAAGCGCTTCACCGTACTCATTAAGGCCGACTGGAAATTGGTGAATGGCAAGAAGGTGGGCACTCTGGATGAAAGTTTTGAATACTCTGATGGCACTAAGCAAAAACGAGTCTGGACCCTGGCCGAGCAATCGCCAGGCAAATATATTGGCAAAGCCGATGATGTAATAGGTGAGGCCCAAGGAGATCTTGCTGGAAATGCGCTCAATTGGACTTACACCTTGGCTTTACCGGTGGATGGCAGTATTTATCACGTGCAATTTAATGATTGGATGTATCTAGTCACCCCTAAAGTAATGCTCAATAAAGCCAAGATGAGTAAGTTTGGAGTGGAGTTGGGCGAGGTCACGCTAAGTTTCTACAAGCGCTAA
- a CDS encoding MarR family winged helix-turn-helix transcriptional regulator, translating into MNFLPTLRNLVSAYQAFEHYSAPHIKSLGLTMTQFDVIATLGNQLPMSCKQLGEKTLVTKGTLTGVLERLEAKGFISRQANAEDARSQLIGLTSAGQALFEKVFPEHLEYLNDAFKNLAPDELQQLEQSLKLLKNIFKQPS; encoded by the coding sequence ATGAACTTCTTACCAACCCTGCGCAATCTTGTCTCTGCCTACCAGGCATTCGAGCATTATTCGGCGCCACACATCAAATCATTGGGCCTGACCATGACTCAGTTTGACGTGATTGCAACCTTGGGGAATCAATTACCAATGAGTTGTAAGCAGTTGGGCGAAAAAACATTGGTTACTAAGGGGACCCTCACCGGGGTGCTAGAGCGTTTAGAGGCAAAAGGTTTTATTAGTCGGCAAGCAAATGCAGAAGACGCACGAAGTCAGTTGATTGGATTGACATCTGCTGGTCAGGCGTTGTTTGAAAAAGTATTTCCTGAGCATCTGGAGTATTTGAATGACGCCTTTAAAAACTTAGCCCCAGATGAATTGCAGCAGTTAGAGCAGTCGCTCAAATTATTAAAGAATATTTTTAAACAACCATCTTAA
- a CDS encoding quinone oxidoreductase: protein MTKARVVSLTELGSADVIKLVDKELPAPAKGEVQIRQTAIGFNFIDVYQRSGVYPLEMPTGLGHEAAGVVEAVGEGVADFKVGDRVVYMNAGIGAYASARNVAADKLVAIPDNISDEVAAAVFFKAMTAQYLVQKTYKVKAGDVVLVHAAAGGVGQILAGWAKALGAFVVGTVGSPAKFAAAKEAGCDVVVDYSQPNWVEEVIKATGGKKANVVYDSVAKTTFLGSLDCTAPFGTVALFGAASGPAPEIQPEILNKKGCLFLTRPSVFPHNATAALLKENAKAVFDAIAKGYVKVQIGAKFSLEQAADAHRAAEGRQVSGAIVMTP from the coding sequence GTGACAAAAGCTAGAGTGGTAAGTCTTACTGAATTAGGTAGCGCAGATGTAATTAAGTTGGTTGATAAAGAATTGCCAGCCCCTGCTAAAGGCGAGGTACAGATTCGTCAAACTGCAATTGGTTTTAACTTTATTGACGTGTATCAGCGCTCAGGTGTTTATCCTTTAGAGATGCCTACAGGTCTTGGCCATGAAGCAGCTGGCGTTGTGGAAGCCGTTGGTGAAGGTGTTGCTGACTTTAAAGTCGGCGATCGCGTGGTTTATATGAATGCTGGGATTGGTGCTTATGCAAGTGCGCGCAATGTCGCTGCAGATAAATTAGTTGCTATCCCAGATAATATTTCTGATGAAGTGGCGGCAGCTGTATTCTTCAAAGCGATGACTGCTCAATACTTAGTTCAAAAAACTTATAAAGTAAAAGCGGGCGATGTAGTGCTAGTGCACGCAGCCGCTGGTGGTGTTGGTCAAATCCTGGCGGGTTGGGCAAAAGCCTTAGGCGCATTTGTAGTGGGTACTGTAGGGTCGCCAGCAAAGTTTGCCGCTGCAAAAGAAGCTGGTTGTGATGTCGTGGTGGATTACTCTCAGCCCAATTGGGTTGAGGAAGTGATTAAAGCAACTGGTGGCAAAAAAGCCAACGTGGTCTATGACTCTGTTGCTAAAACTACTTTCTTGGGTTCATTAGATTGCACCGCTCCTTTTGGAACAGTTGCATTGTTTGGTGCCGCTTCAGGTCCTGCACCAGAGATTCAACCTGAAATTTTGAATAAGAAGGGCTGTCTCTTTTTAACAAGACCATCAGTATTTCCGCATAACGCTACCGCCGCATTGCTTAAAGAAAATGCAAAGGCAGTATTCGATGCGATTGCAAAAGGTTATGTCAAGGTGCAAATTGGAGCAAAGTTCTCCTTAGAGCAAGCTGCGGATGCTCATCGTGCGGCAGAGGGACGTCAAGTTTCTGGCGCTATTGTTATGACGCCCTGA
- a CDS encoding flavodoxin family protein, which translates to MSKVAVVFHSGYGHTVKQAEAVAKGANGTLVAIDAEGNITEAQWATLNEADAIVFGSPTYMGSVSWQFKKFADASSKQWFSQQWKDKVFGGFTNSATMNGDKHSTLHYFFTLAMQHSGLWVGTGLMPSNAKSAKRDDVNYVGSFAGAMMQTPSDASADEVNAGDLETARLYGERIAKITQQLRG; encoded by the coding sequence ATGAGTAAAGTTGCCGTGGTATTTCATAGTGGTTATGGCCACACCGTTAAACAAGCTGAGGCAGTTGCCAAAGGGGCGAATGGAACATTAGTTGCAATTGATGCTGAGGGAAATATTACCGAAGCGCAATGGGCAACATTAAATGAAGCGGATGCTATTGTATTTGGCTCTCCAACGTATATGGGTTCTGTGAGCTGGCAGTTCAAGAAATTTGCCGATGCAAGCTCAAAACAATGGTTCTCTCAACAATGGAAAGATAAAGTGTTTGGTGGATTTACCAATTCAGCAACAATGAATGGTGATAAGCATTCCACCTTGCATTACTTCTTTACATTGGCTATGCAGCATTCTGGATTGTGGGTCGGCACAGGATTAATGCCTTCAAACGCAAAATCAGCCAAGCGAGATGATGTGAATTATGTCGGTTCATTTGCTGGTGCAATGATGCAAACACCATCCGATGCAAGTGCTGACGAGGTCAATGCTGGCGACTTGGAAACGGCACGCTTATATGGCGAACGTATTGCCAAAATTACCCAACAATTGCGCGGCTAA